A stretch of Mesorhizobium sp. M2A.F.Ca.ET.046.03.2.1 DNA encodes these proteins:
- the tssM gene encoding type VI secretion system membrane subunit TssM, translating to MFILRFLWAVITSRFLWTLIGIALLSLLIWVFGPIVQVGPYAPFESENVRIAIIAGLIILWLIWLIIAQRRAIRANRMFVAEIAAPVQEKQLTPGEESVAAVGAKFGEVMAELKRRKLGGRKFLREMPWYVIVGPPATGKTTALRQSGLNFPIDLTDDLQGVGGTRNCDWFFSENAVLIDTAGRYVQQESQPDVDATEWLGFLDLLKKHRGRRALNGVIVALSIDALSEGDEAIKAHGRKIRRRLAELNDRLEIRLPVYLMLTKADLIKGFEAFFGGLSTTAREQVWGTTFPLDARVNAGTIQTELARLAAELERRLVPRLEDEDKLGQRAEIFRFPAQLASLSEPIQVLVEAMFGESRYEEAAWLRGLYLTSATQEGAPIDRLTAALSSSFGLPPRRAMAAARVEKRSFFLRNLLTEVIFKEAGLGTFDPLAQRRRAWIWRGAAAACALAALLAGGLFTWSYLDNRNAITEQAGQFEALQQPLTDVAAMPAAVEQPTMDGALAAMDAVAAARTAPPDAVHNLLGPTASAELVRAQTDTYDHALRNVLEPHMVALLEATMWRQIRDPDFMLGALKTYRMMTGLSQMDTDFVQNWWVNSLPQFAPAPPFPTADAEEHQLAAIRRMAVDDSYIAPDKELVAEALKTVCTISLPERAYKQLLADPEVAAVKEWVPANFAGPNGAKVFARRSDKTLRVGVPGPYTYAGFHDAVLDRVEDVAGQAALDRAVFAGGCSENSETSVSALSEDILKLYYDDYIAQWDSFLRDMRLAPLTDLNVASENLKDLSSADSALKRLLTAVVQETDLTRSDDAAADDKSGGAAKTGSKLLSKLGKLGKVVKTGAKLLPRAGSADQVDMTGSLVAEHFKPLKGTIAQVDGQPPALDAAVVALTALSNVLQTVTANPDPQDAIKKQGGLAELTGAVARQAQILPSPINDWLGGIAGDTSGLSQKAVTNELNAIWRADILPFCQAALNNRYPFSPESAVDVNVRDFQRLFGPTGLIDAFTNDHLINYVDTASEPWKWRADFGLDPAALAAFEQARHIRDDLFPGGTGPVMNFTLEPKDLSPNVARVTLNLDGQNLVYYNNATRPQPMTWPGKDGTGVISLAFQPVDGSPEVMLNETGSWAWLRMLRGGRFNATKLTDVYSLRLGTKGMWADFELKAASVENPYTLEMFKKFTCPPQI from the coding sequence ATGTTCATCCTGCGCTTCCTCTGGGCTGTCATCACATCGCGTTTCCTGTGGACGCTGATCGGCATCGCGCTGCTTTCACTGCTGATCTGGGTGTTCGGGCCGATCGTGCAGGTCGGCCCTTACGCGCCGTTCGAGTCCGAGAATGTGCGCATCGCCATCATCGCCGGGCTGATCATCCTGTGGCTGATCTGGCTGATCATCGCGCAGCGCCGCGCGATCCGCGCCAACCGCATGTTCGTCGCCGAGATCGCGGCGCCTGTTCAGGAAAAGCAGCTCACGCCTGGAGAGGAGAGCGTCGCGGCCGTCGGCGCCAAGTTCGGCGAGGTGATGGCCGAGCTCAAGCGGCGCAAGCTCGGCGGCCGGAAATTTCTGCGCGAGATGCCCTGGTATGTGATCGTCGGTCCGCCGGCCACCGGCAAGACCACGGCCTTGCGCCAGTCGGGACTCAATTTCCCGATCGACCTCACCGACGATCTGCAGGGCGTCGGCGGCACGCGCAATTGCGACTGGTTCTTTTCCGAGAACGCGGTGCTGATCGACACCGCCGGCCGCTATGTCCAGCAGGAGAGCCAGCCGGATGTCGACGCGACGGAATGGCTGGGCTTCCTCGACCTGTTGAAGAAGCACCGGGGCCGCCGCGCGCTGAACGGCGTCATCGTCGCACTGTCGATCGACGCGCTGTCGGAGGGCGACGAGGCGATCAAGGCGCATGGCCGCAAAATCCGCCGCCGGCTGGCGGAGCTGAACGACCGGCTGGAGATCCGCCTGCCCGTCTACCTGATGCTGACCAAGGCCGACCTGATCAAAGGCTTCGAAGCCTTCTTCGGCGGTCTGTCGACGACGGCGCGCGAGCAGGTGTGGGGGACGACTTTTCCGCTCGACGCCCGCGTCAACGCTGGCACCATCCAGACGGAGCTCGCCAGGCTCGCCGCCGAGCTGGAGCGGCGGCTGGTGCCGCGGCTGGAAGACGAGGACAAGCTTGGCCAGCGCGCCGAGATCTTCCGTTTCCCGGCGCAGCTGGCGAGCCTGTCCGAGCCGATCCAGGTGCTGGTCGAGGCGATGTTCGGCGAGAGCCGCTACGAGGAAGCCGCCTGGCTGCGCGGCCTCTATCTGACCTCGGCGACACAGGAAGGCGCGCCGATCGACCGGTTGACCGCGGCGCTGTCGTCATCCTTCGGACTGCCGCCGCGTCGCGCCATGGCGGCGGCGCGCGTCGAGAAGCGCAGCTTCTTCCTGCGCAATCTGCTTACCGAAGTGATCTTCAAGGAGGCCGGCCTCGGCACGTTCGATCCGCTGGCGCAGCGTCGCCGCGCCTGGATCTGGCGCGGCGCGGCAGCGGCCTGCGCGCTCGCGGCGCTGCTCGCCGGCGGGCTGTTCACCTGGTCCTATCTCGACAACCGCAATGCGATCACCGAACAGGCGGGCCAGTTCGAGGCTTTGCAGCAGCCGCTGACCGACGTCGCCGCCATGCCGGCCGCGGTCGAGCAGCCGACCATGGACGGCGCGCTGGCGGCGATGGACGCGGTGGCGGCGGCGAGAACCGCGCCGCCGGATGCCGTCCACAATCTGCTCGGCCCAACCGCTTCGGCTGAGCTGGTGCGGGCGCAGACCGACACTTACGACCATGCGCTGCGCAACGTGCTGGAGCCGCATATGGTCGCGCTGCTCGAAGCCACGATGTGGCGGCAGATCCGCGACCCGGATTTCATGCTCGGCGCGCTGAAGACCTACCGCATGATGACCGGCCTGTCGCAGATGGACACCGATTTCGTGCAGAACTGGTGGGTGAACAGCCTGCCGCAATTCGCGCCCGCGCCGCCCTTCCCCACCGCGGACGCCGAAGAGCACCAGCTTGCCGCGATCCGCCGCATGGCGGTCGACGACAGCTATATCGCCCCGGACAAGGAACTGGTCGCCGAGGCGCTGAAGACGGTGTGCACGATCTCGCTGCCGGAGCGCGCCTATAAGCAGCTTCTGGCCGACCCGGAAGTGGCGGCGGTCAAGGAATGGGTGCCGGCCAATTTCGCCGGACCGAACGGCGCCAAGGTGTTCGCGCGCCGCTCCGACAAGACGCTGCGCGTCGGCGTTCCAGGCCCCTATACCTATGCCGGTTTCCATGACGCCGTTCTCGACCGGGTCGAGGATGTCGCCGGCCAGGCAGCGCTCGACCGCGCCGTGTTTGCCGGCGGCTGTTCGGAGAATTCGGAGACGTCGGTGTCGGCGCTGTCGGAAGATATCCTGAAGCTCTATTACGACGACTATATCGCGCAGTGGGATTCCTTCCTGCGCGACATGCGGCTTGCGCCGCTGACCGACCTCAATGTCGCCAGCGAGAACCTCAAGGATCTGTCCAGCGCCGACTCGGCATTGAAGCGCCTGTTGACGGCCGTGGTGCAGGAGACGGACCTCACCCGCTCCGACGACGCGGCGGCCGACGACAAGAGCGGCGGCGCCGCCAAGACCGGCTCGAAGCTTTTGAGCAAGCTCGGCAAACTGGGCAAGGTGGTGAAGACGGGAGCGAAGTTGCTGCCGCGCGCCGGCTCGGCCGATCAGGTCGACATGACCGGCAGCCTGGTGGCCGAGCATTTCAAGCCGCTCAAGGGCACGATCGCGCAGGTCGACGGCCAGCCGCCGGCGCTCGATGCCGCCGTCGTGGCGCTGACGGCGCTGTCCAATGTGCTGCAGACCGTGACCGCCAACCCCGATCCGCAGGATGCCATCAAGAAGCAGGGTGGGCTGGCCGAACTGACGGGCGCAGTGGCGAGGCAGGCGCAGATCCTGCCCTCGCCGATCAACGACTGGCTGGGCGGCATTGCCGGCGACACCAGCGGCCTGTCGCAGAAGGCCGTCACCAACGAGCTCAACGCCATCTGGCGCGCCGACATCCTGCCCTTCTGCCAGGCGGCGCTCAACAACCGCTATCCGTTCAGCCCGGAGAGCGCCGTCGACGTCAATGTGCGCGACTTCCAGCGGCTGTTCGGGCCGACCGGCCTGATCGATGCCTTCACCAACGACCATCTGATCAACTATGTCGACACCGCCAGCGAGCCGTGGAAATGGCGCGCCGATTTCGGCCTCGATCCAGCGGCGCTGGCAGCCTTCGAGCAGGCGCGTCACATCCGCGACGACCTGTTCCCCGGCGGCACCGGGCCAGTGATGAATTTCACGCTGGAGCCGAAGGACCTGTCGCCCAACGTGGCGCGGGTGACGCTCAACCTCGATGGCCAGAACCTCGTCTATTACAACAACGCGACGAGGCCGCAGCCGATGACGTGGCCAGGCAAGGACGGCACAGGCGTAATCTCGCTCGCCTTCCAGCCGGTCGACGGCTCGCCAGAAGTGATGCTCAACGAAACCGGCAGTTGGGCGTGGCTGAGAATGCTGCGCGGCGGCCGCTTCAACGCGACCAAGCTCACCGACGTCTACAGCCTGCGGCTCGGCACCAAGGGGATGTGGGCCGATTTCGAGCTCAAGGCGGCCAGCGTCGAGAACCCCTACACGTTAGAGATGTTCAAGAAGTTCACATGTCCGCCGCAGATCTGA
- the tagF gene encoding type VI secretion system-associated protein TagF, translated as MSAADLTLPGCYGKMPAAGDFVTRRLPGDFVRVWDRWLAQHIVPLFGLETWPMGTALRFLAGPGSFGASAGIVLQSADRVGRRFPLSVVARLSEAPLKLAYADAWFEGIENAALAAQRGELTPDELDAVLAALSVPPVDGEGDVIDGFVAWTAHTDVFDIDPQAPQATLEQIFAASWETS; from the coding sequence ATGTCCGCCGCAGATCTGACCCTGCCCGGCTGCTACGGCAAGATGCCTGCCGCCGGCGACTTCGTGACGCGGCGGCTGCCGGGCGATTTCGTGCGTGTGTGGGACCGCTGGCTGGCGCAGCACATCGTGCCGTTGTTCGGGCTCGAGACCTGGCCAATGGGCACGGCGCTGCGCTTCCTGGCCGGCCCCGGCTCCTTCGGTGCCTCGGCGGGTATCGTGCTGCAGAGCGCCGACCGAGTCGGCAGGCGGTTCCCGCTCAGCGTCGTCGCAAGGCTGTCCGAAGCACCCCTCAAGCTGGCTTATGCAGACGCGTGGTTCGAAGGGATCGAGAATGCGGCGCTGGCCGCGCAGCGCGGAGAGCTGACACCCGACGAACTGGACGCGGTGCTTGCGGCCCTGTCCGTTCCGCCTGTCGACGGCGAGGGCGATGTCATCGACGGCTTCGTGGCGTGGACGGCGCATACGGATGTCTTCGACATCGATCCGCAGGCGCCGCAAGCGACGCTCGAGCAGATCTTCGCCGCAAGCTGGGAGACCAGCTGA
- a CDS encoding DUF2169 domain-containing protein, with amino-acid sequence MQIWNQMGYPHQFTMGMDKAGHEWLVVVVKGTFDFPTKPGGLVQKSAEQVPLVMADTHTGVPGYSATLWETDFAFRKPRCDVIANGCAYAPGGRPAERVPVGIKIGNWSKLFEVVGHREWRAIGPVFTATAPQPFLKLPISYDVAWGGVDRLDPEDQLPASYKHNPVGTGWSRTRNQRLIPGLRLPNTQAIDEEIRSPFGDYKPMSFGPMGRGWPGRIEYGGTYDQNWIDNVFPFLPEDFDERYFQMAPRDQQIDHPRGGEEVVLMNLTPEERVSFRLPSTALQMTLFKGREIAYAADVLPDTVLLDTENRRFSLVWRVSQRIQRTILDFSECWVGPPTPAMLRARNKGKRYIRINRIVPAQESKAA; translated from the coding sequence ATGCAGATCTGGAACCAGATGGGCTATCCGCACCAGTTCACCATGGGCATGGACAAGGCCGGCCACGAGTGGCTGGTGGTGGTGGTGAAGGGCACCTTTGATTTCCCGACGAAACCGGGCGGGCTGGTGCAAAAATCGGCCGAGCAGGTGCCGCTGGTGATGGCCGACACGCACACCGGCGTGCCGGGCTATTCGGCGACGCTGTGGGAGACGGATTTCGCCTTCCGTAAGCCGCGCTGCGATGTCATCGCCAATGGCTGCGCCTATGCGCCGGGAGGGCGCCCAGCCGAGCGCGTGCCGGTCGGCATCAAGATCGGCAACTGGTCGAAGCTTTTCGAAGTCGTCGGGCACCGTGAGTGGCGGGCTATAGGACCGGTGTTCACCGCCACGGCGCCGCAGCCCTTCCTGAAGTTGCCGATTTCCTACGACGTAGCCTGGGGCGGCGTCGACCGGCTCGACCCCGAGGACCAGTTGCCCGCCAGCTACAAGCACAACCCGGTCGGCACCGGCTGGTCGCGCACCAGGAACCAGCGCCTCATTCCGGGCCTGCGGCTACCTAATACGCAGGCAATCGACGAGGAAATCCGCTCACCCTTCGGAGACTACAAGCCGATGAGCTTCGGGCCGATGGGCCGCGGCTGGCCCGGCCGCATCGAATATGGCGGAACGTATGACCAGAATTGGATCGACAACGTCTTCCCGTTCTTGCCTGAGGATTTCGACGAGCGCTATTTCCAGATGGCGCCGCGGGACCAGCAAATCGACCACCCGCGCGGCGGCGAGGAAGTGGTGCTGATGAACCTGACGCCCGAGGAGCGCGTCAGCTTTCGGCTGCCGTCTACCGCGTTACAGATGACATTGTTTAAGGGCAGGGAGATAGCTTACGCGGCCGACGTACTTCCAGACACAGTCCTTCTCGATACTGAGAATCGGCGTTTCTCACTGGTCTGGCGTGTCTCGCAGCGCATCCAGCGGACCATCCTGGATTTCTCGGAGTGCTGGGTTGGGCCGCCGACGCCAGCAATGCTGAGAGCAAGGAACAAGGGAAAACGATACATCCGCATCAACCGCATCGTCCCAGCACAAGAGAGCAAAGCTGCATGA
- a CDS encoding 3-oxoacyl-ACP synthase, which yields MSAKLDIVSIGMVTAVGLDAPSACAAMRARVDGFQQTRIRGAAGEWLTGAPITLPRNWVGDRRMAHLAAGAICEAFERIPEARGQTALILCLPEGDRPGRAVSDNSVLIRRIAEIVELEPHPSSRTIAHGRPSGVVALDHARRLLASGEVPYVMIAGVDSYLTSQTVAHYLSRNRLLTAQNPNGFIPGEAAAAIICTQGQQRGIRLFGLGLSRENASIYNAEDLPFRADGMTAAYRAAFEETGIEMNRLGYRIADLVGEQYWFKQSALASLRLLRGRHEFQDIWSPGESLGNVGAAVVPLMLGMAFTAARKGYAAGNPVLIEASNDAGACGAAIVASRAA from the coding sequence ATGAGTGCGAAGCTCGATATCGTTTCCATCGGCATGGTCACAGCTGTCGGCCTCGACGCGCCATCGGCCTGCGCGGCAATGCGGGCACGGGTTGACGGATTCCAGCAAACGCGAATCAGGGGCGCGGCTGGCGAATGGCTGACCGGTGCTCCGATAACGCTTCCTCGCAACTGGGTCGGCGACAGACGCATGGCGCATCTAGCGGCCGGTGCCATTTGCGAAGCGTTCGAACGTATACCGGAGGCGCGCGGCCAAACTGCGTTGATCCTCTGCCTTCCTGAGGGAGACCGGCCGGGCCGGGCAGTCAGCGACAATTCCGTCTTGATCCGGCGCATTGCCGAAATCGTCGAGTTGGAACCGCACCCAAGTTCCAGAACAATAGCGCACGGGCGACCCTCAGGCGTTGTCGCATTGGATCATGCACGCCGGCTGCTGGCGTCAGGCGAGGTGCCTTATGTGATGATTGCTGGTGTCGATAGCTATCTGACAAGCCAGACAGTCGCCCACTATCTTTCGCGCAACCGACTCCTAACCGCTCAAAATCCTAACGGGTTCATACCTGGCGAGGCGGCGGCCGCCATTATCTGCACGCAAGGCCAACAGAGAGGAATTCGATTGTTCGGTCTCGGGCTGTCACGTGAAAATGCATCAATCTACAACGCCGAGGATCTGCCATTTCGAGCCGACGGCATGACGGCCGCCTACCGCGCGGCGTTTGAGGAAACCGGGATCGAAATGAACCGCCTCGGGTACCGGATAGCCGACCTCGTAGGAGAGCAGTACTGGTTCAAGCAAAGCGCGCTGGCCAGCCTGCGCTTGCTACGGGGAAGACATGAGTTTCAAGATATCTGGTCACCCGGGGAATCTCTCGGCAATGTCGGCGCAGCCGTGGTGCCGCTGATGCTCGGCATGGCCTTCACGGCCGCGCGCAAGGGCTATGCTGCTGGCAATCCGGTCTTGATCGAGGCATCGAACGATGCCGGCGCCTGCGGGGCAGCCATCGTGGCATCGAGGGCAGCATAA
- a CDS encoding DUF4150 domain-containing protein: MGGVFANGLEISGKAVNAQTIAAFPDVCFTPPENPATPPGVPIPYPSFGMASDTEQGTGTVKIGGKTVNIKNKSDLSRTSGTEAGCAAKKGVITSKNTGKGYFNSWSNDVKFDGEPVIRMTDLATNNHASPTGNTVTWPHTAAITVNGQDCATILNNVGIYVHQHKDSDCAHPTESEHCFENQMFQRSRGGQNYSGWGNYDVDTAPCICMESYKKTKTGYRKSGSGSKRDSPHHKKTKRVRDFLKKKRSPTLGDAIKEVQQAVGDHHEKLQSCTKQEKKDALECLKLVLLDYLVDCARAPKPTHAELLNKPIRKK, translated from the coding sequence ATGGGTGGAGTGTTCGCCAACGGCCTCGAAATCTCCGGCAAGGCTGTGAACGCCCAGACCATCGCCGCATTCCCGGACGTCTGCTTCACACCACCGGAAAATCCCGCGACTCCGCCTGGAGTACCCATCCCCTATCCCAGCTTTGGAATGGCGAGCGACACTGAGCAAGGCACCGGCACTGTCAAGATCGGCGGCAAGACCGTCAACATCAAGAACAAATCCGACCTGTCCAGAACATCCGGCACGGAAGCCGGCTGCGCCGCGAAGAAAGGCGTCATCACCTCAAAAAATACAGGAAAGGGCTATTTCAACTCATGGTCCAACGATGTGAAATTCGATGGCGAACCTGTCATACGCATGACGGATCTGGCCACCAACAACCATGCATCGCCAACCGGAAACACGGTCACCTGGCCTCATACAGCGGCCATAACCGTCAACGGGCAGGATTGCGCAACAATATTGAACAATGTCGGGATTTACGTCCATCAACACAAGGATTCTGATTGCGCGCATCCAACGGAGTCCGAGCACTGCTTCGAGAATCAAATGTTCCAGAGGAGTCGCGGCGGCCAGAATTATTCTGGCTGGGGCAATTACGATGTCGACACCGCGCCGTGCATCTGCATGGAATCTTATAAGAAGACCAAGACTGGTTATCGCAAGTCCGGATCTGGATCGAAACGCGACTCGCCGCACCACAAAAAAACAAAGAGGGTTCGCGATTTCCTGAAGAAGAAGCGCAGTCCGACTTTGGGCGATGCTATCAAGGAGGTGCAGCAGGCAGTTGGTGACCATCACGAGAAGCTGCAGAGCTGCACCAAACAAGAAAAGAAGGATGCACTCGAATGCCTGAAGCTCGTGCTTCTCGACTACCTCGTTGATTGCGCAAGGGCGCCCAAGCCAACCCACGCCGAGTTGCTGAACAAGCCGATAAGGAAGAAGTGA
- a CDS encoding DUF6484 domain-containing protein codes for MTKTRKRIDGVVIGVFLGFDDEAPLVVFPGNASETAVRARSLSEINSQMVGSEVALLFEEGDVRRPLIVGRIVEPSRKPQLHVIRDSKEVKIVGEERVELRCGKATIIMEKDGHITIRGTYVTSHASAANRIRGGSVNLN; via the coding sequence ATGACCAAGACCCGAAAGCGGATCGATGGGGTGGTGATAGGAGTGTTTCTGGGTTTCGACGACGAAGCGCCGCTCGTTGTATTCCCAGGCAATGCGAGCGAGACCGCTGTGAGGGCGCGAAGCCTGTCCGAAATCAACTCCCAAATGGTCGGTTCCGAAGTTGCGCTATTGTTTGAAGAGGGGGACGTTCGTCGGCCCTTAATCGTCGGACGTATTGTGGAGCCAAGCCGCAAGCCACAATTGCACGTCATACGCGACAGCAAAGAAGTCAAGATCGTAGGAGAAGAGCGGGTAGAACTTCGCTGTGGCAAAGCCACGATCATCATGGAGAAAGATGGCCATATCACCATCCGCGGCACTTATGTTACGAGCCACGCCAGCGCCGCAAATCGTATCCGTGGCGGCTCGGTGAATCTGAATTGA
- the tssI gene encoding type VI secretion system tip protein VgrG gives MPNERATVVQTPAGSDLTFTHLIGRDEISRCFAYTVGFVSKNRDIDPLKMLGGVVSVEGESDPKRWFSGLVSDFKLTRIEDRLAFYEATVRPWLWFLGNTTDCRIFQNMTAVEIVEKIFSKYGIAKFEKRLQGSYPQREYCVQYDESDLDFVQRLLEHEGIFYFFEHDEGKHTLILCDAMSKLKPAPGYEKVLYNFEGQASRRDVEYITEWIPGSAVRPGAYAHTDYDFEKPGADLMAKSAQPFAHKEASGENYRQPGAHLDVGRGDKIAGIRREELQAVHQHSTAVGTIRGLFSGCKFTLESFPRDDQNQDYLVVSAEYRLFDPGYRTQNEAHNENFKVVLGVAPTKLPYRPPRITPRPIMRGPQTATVVGPSGEEIFTDKYARVKVQFHWDRLGKKDQNSSCFVRVSQTWAGSNWGFIQIPRIGQEVIVDFIEGDPDLPIITGRVYNASQMPPYGLPGNATQSGWKSNSSKGGGGYNELMFEDKAGSELVNFQAQKDHHLLIKHDRNKTVQHDQSDRIDHDAKHSVGHDLDEDVGNNKTVKIGVDQTTNIGSNDTETVGKDRSLTVMANETIHVVSNSTENIDANHSQTVGLNQTVTVGVARVDTVGAAEARTVGASQTNTIGVSRSVSVGTNQSHDVGSADSWNIGAAQTVNVGADQSFTVGGAHTSQIGKGRDSKIAEDDATEVGGARSLKIAKGSLVEVGEDGAIKIGKDLLIEAGDSIVIKCGSAAISMKKDGTINIEGKDISVKGSGKINVKASSDITMKGSEIKQN, from the coding sequence ATGCCGAACGAACGTGCCACGGTTGTACAGACGCCGGCTGGCTCCGACCTGACCTTCACTCATCTCATCGGCCGCGATGAGATCAGTCGCTGCTTCGCCTATACCGTCGGCTTCGTCTCGAAGAACCGCGACATCGACCCGCTGAAGATGCTGGGCGGCGTCGTTTCGGTCGAGGGCGAGTCCGATCCGAAGCGCTGGTTCAGCGGCCTCGTGTCGGATTTCAAGCTGACCCGCATCGAGGATCGGCTGGCTTTCTACGAGGCGACCGTCAGGCCGTGGCTCTGGTTCCTCGGCAACACCACCGATTGCCGCATCTTCCAGAACATGACGGCGGTGGAGATCGTCGAGAAGATCTTCTCGAAATATGGCATCGCCAAATTCGAGAAGCGGCTGCAGGGCTCCTATCCCCAGCGCGAATATTGCGTGCAGTATGACGAGAGCGATCTCGATTTCGTACAGCGGCTGCTCGAGCACGAAGGCATCTTCTATTTCTTCGAGCATGACGAGGGCAAGCACACGCTCATCCTCTGCGACGCGATGAGCAAGCTGAAGCCGGCGCCCGGTTACGAGAAGGTGCTTTACAACTTCGAGGGCCAGGCCTCGCGGCGCGATGTCGAATACATCACCGAATGGATACCTGGCAGCGCGGTGCGGCCGGGCGCCTATGCCCACACCGACTATGATTTCGAGAAGCCCGGCGCCGACCTGATGGCGAAATCCGCCCAGCCTTTCGCCCACAAGGAAGCGTCCGGCGAGAACTATCGCCAGCCAGGCGCGCATCTCGATGTCGGGCGCGGCGACAAGATCGCCGGAATCCGCCGCGAGGAGCTTCAGGCCGTGCACCAGCACAGCACGGCCGTGGGCACGATACGCGGCCTTTTTTCCGGCTGCAAGTTCACGCTGGAGAGCTTTCCGCGCGACGACCAGAACCAGGACTATCTTGTGGTCAGCGCCGAATACCGGCTGTTCGACCCGGGCTACCGGACCCAGAACGAGGCCCACAACGAGAATTTCAAGGTGGTGCTGGGCGTGGCTCCCACCAAATTGCCCTATCGCCCGCCGCGCATCACGCCGCGGCCGATCATGCGCGGCCCGCAGACGGCAACGGTGGTCGGCCCCTCGGGCGAGGAAATCTTCACCGACAAATATGCCCGCGTGAAGGTGCAGTTCCATTGGGACAGGCTCGGCAAGAAGGACCAGAACTCATCCTGCTTCGTGCGCGTCTCGCAGACCTGGGCCGGCAGCAACTGGGGCTTCATCCAGATCCCGCGCATCGGCCAGGAGGTCATCGTCGATTTCATCGAGGGCGACCCGGATCTGCCGATAATTACCGGCCGCGTCTACAACGCCTCGCAGATGCCGCCCTACGGGCTGCCGGGCAACGCCACGCAATCCGGATGGAAGTCGAATTCCTCGAAGGGTGGCGGCGGCTACAACGAGCTGATGTTCGAGGACAAGGCCGGCTCCGAGCTGGTCAACTTCCAGGCCCAGAAGGACCACCATTTGCTGATCAAGCACGACCGCAACAAGACGGTCCAGCACGACCAGTCCGACCGCATAGACCACGACGCCAAGCATTCCGTCGGCCACGACCTCGACGAAGACGTCGGCAACAACAAGACGGTCAAGATAGGCGTCGACCAGACGACGAATATCGGCAGCAACGACACCGAGACGGTGGGCAAGGACCGCTCGCTGACGGTGATGGCGAATGAGACGATCCACGTCGTTTCGAATTCGACCGAGAACATCGATGCGAACCATTCGCAGACGGTGGGGCTCAATCAGACAGTCACGGTGGGCGTGGCGCGCGTCGATACGGTGGGAGCGGCTGAGGCGAGGACCGTTGGGGCGTCTCAGACTAATACGATCGGCGTGTCACGATCCGTCAGTGTCGGCACGAATCAGAGTCACGATGTCGGTTCTGCGGATAGCTGGAACATCGGGGCGGCCCAAACCGTCAATGTTGGAGCCGATCAGAGTTTCACCGTCGGAGGGGCACACACTTCACAGATAGGCAAAGGACGCGATTCCAAAATTGCCGAGGATGACGCCACCGAGGTCGGAGGTGCGCGTTCCCTTAAAATCGCCAAAGGTAGCTTGGTGGAGGTTGGGGAGGACGGTGCCATTAAGATCGGCAAGGACCTGCTTATTGAGGCCGGCGACTCCATTGTGATCAAGTGCGGGTCTGCGGCAATCTCAATGAAGAAAGACGGAACTATCAATATCGAGGGCAAGGATATCTCGGTAAAGGGCTCCGGCAAGATCAACGTGAAGGCGTCAAGCGACATCACGATGAAGGGTTCGGAGATAAAACAGAACTGA